A window from Bacillota bacterium encodes these proteins:
- a CDS encoding S-layer homology domain-containing protein: MFGKRLITSLLTLILIAFIIVYPYSARSFANALDYKFNMSYIYFEDKANYLACIENTKGSINEISPGYFDLNTDGSLKLSSTIDTNFISKMHKKGIRVVPFLSNHWDRSLGRMALSKRDKLADQIINAIIEYNLDGVNVDLENLNEEDRDNYTDFVKLLSQKLPEGKILAVAVACNPKGLTKGWHGSYDYAALGKYSDYLMVMAYDEHYSGGSAGPVAGIKFVEDSIKYALERVPKEKIVLGIPFFGRIWKNGGGISGQGASLNDIEMLIAKYRGQVSFDYASFSPRAVITIKSSDEKPYIYGKKLDAGTYTIWYENEQSIKQKLSLVKKYGLKGTGSWSLGQETPNTWDYYSLWLNGHYYTDAQGHWALKSIIFVASKGWMIGNGSSSFAPDKPLTRAEAAVVLVRALGLKGEAMETEVSSSEEVASSQNDENMEKEEPIIFTDISEHWAKNEIEIAAQHRIVLGRGDGTFGPDQPITREELAVLVNRVLLSDRNTLASRGNSINDNNNSISIVYKDVSEDTCTWSYNSIIAMTSMGVITGTPDGRFLPKEKASRAEMATLLYRVWGY, from the coding sequence ATGTTTGGAAAGAGGTTAATTACATCATTACTAACTTTAATATTAATTGCATTTATTATTGTTTACCCATATTCAGCACGATCATTTGCAAATGCTTTAGATTATAAGTTTAATATGTCATATATATACTTTGAAGATAAAGCCAATTATCTGGCCTGTATAGAAAACACAAAGGGCTCAATAAACGAAATATCCCCCGGTTATTTTGATCTTAATACGGACGGGAGTCTAAAGCTTTCTTCCACAATAGATACGAATTTTATCAGTAAAATGCATAAAAAGGGTATCAGGGTTGTCCCTTTCCTGAGCAATCACTGGGACAGGTCTTTGGGAAGGATGGCGTTGAGCAAAAGGGACAAGCTGGCTGATCAGATTATTAATGCTATCATAGAATATAATCTGGATGGTGTTAATGTAGACCTGGAAAACTTGAATGAAGAAGACAGGGATAATTATACTGATTTTGTAAAGTTATTAAGTCAAAAGCTTCCTGAAGGAAAGATTCTTGCAGTGGCTGTTGCCTGCAACCCCAAAGGATTGACAAAAGGGTGGCACGGTTCTTACGATTATGCTGCATTAGGCAAATACAGCGATTATTTAATGGTTATGGCTTATGATGAACACTACAGCGGCGGTAGTGCAGGACCTGTAGCCGGTATTAAATTTGTTGAGGATTCAATAAAATATGCCCTGGAAAGAGTTCCTAAGGAGAAGATAGTTTTGGGAATACCGTTTTTCGGTCGTATATGGAAAAACGGCGGTGGAATAAGTGGACAGGGTGCAAGCTTAAATGATATTGAAATGCTGATTGCAAAATACAGGGGACAGGTTAGTTTTGACTATGCATCTTTTTCCCCAAGGGCGGTTATCACTATAAAATCCAGTGATGAAAAACCGTATATATATGGTAAAAAATTAGATGCGGGGACATATACAATATGGTATGAGAATGAGCAGTCGATAAAACAAAAGCTAAGCCTGGTTAAAAAATATGGCCTGAAAGGTACAGGAAGCTGGAGCCTTGGACAGGAGACGCCTAACACATGGGATTATTACAGCCTTTGGCTTAATGGGCATTATTATACGGATGCCCAGGGTCATTGGGCTTTAAAATCTATAATTTTTGTTGCCAGTAAGGGCTGGATGATAGGAAATGGTAGCTCAAGCTTCGCTCCTGATAAGCCGCTTACCCGTGCAGAGGCTGCAGTTGTATTGGTGCGCGCCTTGGGATTGAAAGGGGAAGCAATGGAAACGGAAGTGAGCAGTAGCGAAGAAGTTGCCAGTAGCCAAAATGATGAGAATATGGAGAAAGAAGAACCCATTATTTTTACTGATATATCGGAACACTGGGCAAAAAATGAAATTGAAATTGCTGCACAACATAGAATTGTGCTCGGTAGAGGTGACGGGACTTTTGGCCCCGACCAGCCCATAACAAGGGAAGAATTGGCTGTTTTGGTAAACAGGGTACTGTTATCTGACAGGAATACTCTTGCCAGCAGGGGTAACAGTATTAATGATAATAATAATAGTATTAGTATTGTTTATAAAGATGTAAGTGAGGATACCTGTACCTGGTCATACAATTCAATAATAGCCATGACAAGTATGGGAGTTATTACCGGAACTCCTGATGGAAGGTTTCTTCCAAAAGAAAAGGCCAGTCGTGCAGAAATGGCAACTTTGCTGTACAGGGTATGGGGGTATTGA
- a CDS encoding ATPase — protein MKVKKKDGRIQDFNADKIKLILEKVSDEAEKPLTGSDVNIITKLVEETVRKDYKDIITTEEIHKVVVNQLKKAGFLDIAKAYDEFEKKFEKSDKSIKAEPRKKEVK, from the coding sequence ATGAAAGTCAAAAAGAAGGATGGGAGAATTCAGGATTTTAATGCTGATAAGATCAAGTTGATCCTTGAGAAGGTTTCTGATGAGGCGGAAAAACCACTTACCGGTTCAGATGTTAATATTATAACTAAATTAGTAGAAGAAACTGTAAGGAAAGATTATAAAGACATAATTACTACGGAGGAAATACATAAAGTAGTGGTTAACCAATTGAAAAAAGCAGGTTTTTTGGATATCGCAAAGGCATATGATGAGTTTGAAAAGAAGTTTGAAAAATCGGACAAAAGCATAAAGGCAGAGCCTCGGAAAAAAGAAGTAAAATAA
- a CDS encoding helix-turn-helix transcriptional regulator has translation MLNERIKILREKEKMSQKVLAEKLGVTQQAVAKWEKGISEPDALTIKTMSEFFNVSTDYLLGRTDIMEQVTDPTTPDEANEILETLHKRPEMKTLFSISKKATKEDIERAVKIIEALKGE, from the coding sequence GTGTTAAATGAAAGAATTAAGATTTTGCGTGAAAAAGAAAAAATGTCCCAAAAAGTACTCGCTGAAAAGTTAGGAGTTACCCAGCAAGCTGTTGCTAAATGGGAAAAAGGTATTTCTGAGCCGGACGCCTTGACGATTAAAACGATGTCTGAATTTTTCAACGTATCAACTGATTATCTTTTAGGACGAACAGATATTATGGAACAGGTCACTGATCCAACCACACCTGATGAAGCAAATGAGATATTGGAAACTCTCCACAAACGCCCAGAAATGAAGACATTATTCAGTATATCGAAAAAAGCCACAAAAGAGGATATAGAAAGGGCAGTAAAAATTATAGAAGCACTAAAGGGTGAGTAA
- a CDS encoding DUF89 family protein: MRSYIDCVHCYLKQVVICMDNAGVDEDTQYKIIYELMDYVKSFDRNDSPAENSTKVLLKAYEMIGVNDPYKRAKRESNDIALSVYPKLKTIVEDSKDSLYQALKVAVAGNVIDLGINRSYDIDAGLKHSLEIGFSKDNYTYFVKKLEDVEEILFLGDNAGEIVFDKILVEELVRRRKKVVYAVKEGPILNDATISDAIYVGMDKIAEVITTGTNFLGISLKRVSKAFLNRLETAKLILSKGQANFESLEGQALARSKVFFLLKIKCQEVSKVAGAEFGDIVFFAG, translated from the coding sequence ATGAGATCATATATAGATTGTGTACACTGTTATCTAAAACAGGTAGTTATCTGCATGGATAATGCAGGAGTAGATGAGGATACTCAATATAAAATAATTTATGAACTGATGGACTATGTAAAGAGTTTTGATAGAAATGATTCCCCTGCAGAAAATTCAACTAAAGTCCTTCTTAAAGCTTATGAAATGATTGGAGTGAACGATCCATACAAAAGAGCCAAAAGGGAATCTAATGATATAGCACTTTCTGTATATCCAAAACTCAAGACAATTGTAGAGGATTCCAAAGATAGTCTGTATCAAGCTTTAAAGGTAGCGGTTGCCGGAAACGTCATTGACCTTGGTATAAATAGAAGTTATGATATAGATGCAGGCTTAAAACACAGTTTAGAGATTGGGTTTTCAAAGGATAACTATACATATTTTGTAAAAAAACTTGAAGATGTTGAAGAGATACTGTTTTTAGGAGATAATGCCGGCGAGATTGTGTTTGATAAAATACTGGTTGAAGAATTGGTCCGAAGGAGAAAAAAGGTAGTATATGCGGTTAAAGAAGGACCTATTTTAAATGATGCAACTATATCTGATGCAATTTATGTTGGCATGGATAAAATAGCAGAGGTAATAACTACAGGAACTAATTTTTTAGGAATAAGTTTAAAGCGGGTTTCCAAGGCTTTTCTAAATAGGCTTGAAACTGCTAAACTGATTCTATCCAAAGGGCAGGCCAACTTCGAGTCTTTAGAGGGACAAGCTTTAGCCAGGAGTAAGGTTTTCTTCTTATTGAAGATTAAGTGCCAGGAGGTCAGTAAGGTAGCGGGAGCAGAATTTGGCGATATAGTGTTTTTTGCCGGATAG
- a CDS encoding VOC family protein: MKFSIAHTNFNVMDLEKSVAFYKEALELKEIRRKEASDGSFILVFMGDETTEHQVELTWLRDRKQPYDLSDNEIHLALVVDDFNAAYEHHKNMGCICFENKSMGIYFIQDPDGYWIEIIPQRK; the protein is encoded by the coding sequence ATGAAGTTTTCAATTGCTCATACCAATTTTAATGTTATGGACTTGGAAAAAAGCGTGGCTTTCTACAAGGAAGCTCTAGAATTAAAGGAAATTAGAAGGAAAGAAGCATCTGATGGAAGTTTTATATTGGTGTTTATGGGTGATGAAACTACCGAGCATCAGGTAGAGCTTACCTGGCTTAGGGATCGAAAACAGCCATATGACCTATCTGATAATGAAATACACCTGGCCCTTGTCGTAGATGACTTCAATGCAGCTTATGAACATCATAAAAACATGGGCTGTATATGTTTTGAAAACAAGTCTATGGGTATTTACTTTATTCAAGACCCTGATGGGTATTGGATAGAAATTATTCCTCAAAGGAAGTAA
- a CDS encoding hydrolase, whose amino-acid sequence MENVIPGREEAFELLKEYNKDESHIRHALAVEAVMLHFAELLNEDDKEKWGIIGLVHDLDYEMYPDEHCRKVREILLARNWPEDYIRSIESHGWKICSDVEPVHRMEKVLYTIDELTGLIAATALMRPSKSILDLEAKSVKKKWKQKNFAAGVNREIIEEGAKLLGMELAEIIEETIKGMQKVAESIGLKGNF is encoded by the coding sequence ATGGAAAATGTGATCCCAGGCAGGGAAGAGGCGTTTGAACTTTTAAAAGAATATAATAAAGATGAAAGTCATATAAGGCATGCATTGGCTGTTGAGGCTGTCATGCTGCATTTTGCAGAGCTGCTTAATGAAGATGATAAGGAAAAGTGGGGAATTATAGGATTAGTACATGACCTTGACTATGAAATGTATCCTGATGAACATTGCAGAAAGGTAAGAGAAATACTTTTAGCAAGAAATTGGCCTGAGGACTATATCCGCTCAATAGAAAGCCATGGATGGAAGATTTGTTCTGATGTGGAACCTGTTCATAGGATGGAAAAAGTCTTGTATACAATTGATGAATTGACAGGGTTAATAGCTGCTACAGCGCTTATGCGCCCATCCAAAAGCATACTGGACCTGGAGGCAAAATCGGTAAAAAAGAAGTGGAAGCAGAAAAACTTTGCGGCGGGTGTTAATAGAGAAATAATCGAGGAAGGCGCAAAGCTTCTTGGTATGGAACTGGCTGAAATAATTGAAGAAACCATAAAGGGTATGCAAAAAGTAGCGGAAAGTATAGGGCTTAAAGGAAACTTCTAA
- a CDS encoding HEPN domain-containing protein, which yields MKPDFKKNAYRWLAQAERDLDDAMFAVSGKRYNLCCFLSQQAAEKAIKAFLYLQGAEFVWGHSIAELCEDATAFDGQFTVLKKYGASLDKYYIPTRCPDGLPGGISAEVFDDDDAQMAIDKAEKIIDYVRSNRLR from the coding sequence ATGAAGCCTGATTTTAAGAAAAATGCATACCGGTGGTTAGCTCAGGCCGAAAGAGATTTGGATGATGCCATGTTTGCAGTCTCAGGTAAAAGGTATAATCTATGTTGTTTTCTTTCACAGCAAGCTGCTGAAAAGGCTATAAAAGCATTTTTATATTTGCAGGGCGCTGAATTCGTATGGGGACATTCAATAGCTGAGTTATGTGAAGATGCAACAGCTTTTGATGGACAATTTACTGTTTTAAAAAAATACGGAGCATCGCTCGATAAATATTACATCCCGACAAGGTGTCCGGACGGATTACCGGGGGGCATATCTGCTGAGGTTTTTGACGATGATGATGCTCAAATGGCCATTGATAAAGCAGAGAAGATAATAGATTACGTTAGAAGTAATAGATTACGTTAG
- a CDS encoding amidohydrolase family protein: MLNRIIDIHAHIFPDKIAEKAVENIGNYYGIPMHGKGTVSDLLESGRKIGVYKYIVHSTATKFEQVKSINNFIVSVQASNNCIIGFGTLHPGLGNIEIKEEIERLKSFGIRGVKLHPDFQGFDIDHKGMMPIYSAIEGKFPLLIHMGDENKTFSRPKRLAQILDMFPGLTVIAAHMGGYKMWEESMEYLVGKDVYFDTSSTLMFLDRSRVVEMIRTHGVEKVLFGTDYPMWSHQDELQRLCELDLSADELELILWKNACRIIDDIPLMQNYTLKDDAIG; encoded by the coding sequence ATGTTAAACAGAATAATCGATATACACGCACACATATTCCCTGATAAAATTGCAGAGAAGGCAGTTGAAAATATAGGAAACTACTATGGTATTCCCATGCATGGCAAAGGTACCGTTTCCGACCTTCTGGAAAGCGGCCGTAAAATCGGAGTCTATAAATACATTGTCCATTCTACTGCAACCAAATTTGAACAGGTAAAAAGCATAAATAACTTTATAGTGTCGGTTCAGGCATCCAATAACTGTATTATAGGTTTTGGTACCTTACATCCGGGGCTCGGAAACATTGAAATTAAAGAGGAGATAGAAAGGCTTAAGTCCTTTGGTATCAGAGGCGTTAAACTTCACCCTGATTTTCAGGGGTTTGATATAGATCATAAAGGTATGATGCCGATTTATTCTGCTATAGAAGGGAAGTTTCCATTATTGATACATATGGGAGATGAAAACAAGACTTTTTCAAGGCCTAAAAGGCTTGCACAAATTTTAGATATGTTTCCCGGACTTACAGTTATAGCTGCCCACATGGGAGGTTATAAAATGTGGGAGGAATCTATGGAATACCTTGTAGGTAAAGATGTTTATTTTGATACATCAAGTACACTTATGTTTTTAGATAGGAGCAGAGTTGTAGAAATGATAAGGACTCACGGAGTTGAAAAAGTCCTATTTGGAACTGACTATCCGATGTGGTCTCATCAGGATGAACTGCAAAGGCTTTGTGAATTAGACCTTTCTGCTGATGAACTGGAACTTATATTGTGGAAAAATGCATGCAGGATTATTGATGATATACCACTCATGCAAAATTATACGTTGAAAGATGACGCAATTGGTTAA
- a CDS encoding iron-containing alcohol dehydrogenase, which produces MVNFDFISPTKIIFGKGTENRVGEETAKYGKKVLLHYGGGSIKKTGLYDKVIQSLKQAGIDFIELSGVKPNPRLSLVKEGIKICRENDIDFILAVGGGSAIDSAKAIGVGVPYNGDVWDFYSGKAEPKESLPVGVVLTIAAAGSEASKSSVITNEDGWYKRGLNVDIIRPKFAIMNPELTFTLPTYQTACGAADIMAHIMERYFTNTPNVELTDRLCEAALKTVINNAPIALEEPDNYNARAEIMWTGTLAHNDLLGTGRIGDWTSHQIEHELSGIYDIAHGAGLAIVFPAWMKYVYKNNINRFAQFATRVWDVEYCFESPERTALEGINRLEKFFKEIGLPTTLKGAGIPGDRLEEMAEKCKMTNGNTVGKFVELTRKDVLNILKLAL; this is translated from the coding sequence ATGGTAAACTTTGATTTTATAAGCCCAACCAAAATTATCTTTGGGAAAGGTACCGAGAACCGTGTGGGAGAGGAAACTGCAAAATACGGCAAAAAGGTTCTCTTGCACTACGGAGGGGGCAGCATAAAGAAAACCGGCCTTTATGATAAGGTGATACAATCTCTCAAACAAGCAGGTATTGACTTTATAGAACTTTCAGGAGTAAAACCTAACCCCAGGTTAAGTCTTGTAAAGGAAGGTATTAAAATCTGCAGGGAGAATGACATTGATTTTATCCTTGCAGTTGGAGGAGGAAGTGCAATTGACTCGGCAAAGGCTATAGGTGTAGGAGTACCATATAACGGGGATGTATGGGACTTTTACTCAGGAAAGGCAGAACCAAAGGAATCTCTTCCTGTAGGTGTTGTCCTCACCATAGCGGCAGCGGGAAGTGAAGCTAGTAAAAGTTCTGTTATTACTAATGAAGACGGATGGTACAAGAGAGGGCTTAATGTTGATATTATAAGGCCAAAATTTGCTATAATGAATCCGGAACTTACCTTTACATTACCGACTTATCAGACTGCGTGCGGGGCTGCTGATATTATGGCACATATAATGGAGAGGTATTTTACAAACACGCCCAATGTAGAACTTACAGATAGGCTATGCGAAGCAGCGCTGAAAACTGTAATTAACAATGCGCCTATAGCTTTAGAAGAACCTGATAATTATAATGCAAGAGCGGAAATAATGTGGACAGGAACTCTTGCTCATAATGACCTTTTAGGAACCGGTAGGATTGGAGACTGGACTTCTCACCAAATTGAACATGAATTGAGTGGAATATATGACATTGCTCATGGTGCAGGACTTGCTATTGTTTTCCCTGCATGGATGAAATATGTTTATAAAAATAACATAAACAGGTTTGCACAGTTTGCAACAAGGGTGTGGGATGTTGAATATTGTTTTGAATCTCCCGAAAGAACGGCATTAGAGGGAATAAATAGGTTGGAGAAGTTTTTTAAAGAGATAGGACTTCCGACTACGCTTAAAGGTGCGGGTATACCCGGCGACAGGCTGGAAGAAATGGCTGAAAAATGTAAAATGACAAACGGTAATACTGTAGGTAAGTTTGTGGAACTGACAAGAAAAGATGTTTTAAATATCCTGAAACTTGCACTGTAA
- a CDS encoding ABC transporter ATP-binding protein, which yields MPNPVYGGLPSKLRKEITEKRRKQDQCVRHIISREYLLETRISGSDRYFKNKWEEYRQEIEQEEMNLQLYRLCFELLFNLIKSVCIVAIIVLAVLYMSQGKLSIGAFSAVISILNIMHASFNQLRHLSTYNFA from the coding sequence TTGCCAAATCCGGTGTATGGTGGCCTTCCCTCTAAGCTGCGTAAGGAGATTACTGAAAAGAGGAGAAAACAGGATCAGTGTGTCAGACATATCATTAGTAGGGAGTATTTACTTGAGACTAGGATATCTGGTTCAGACAGGTATTTTAAAAACAAATGGGAGGAATACAGGCAAGAGATTGAGCAGGAGGAGATGAATTTACAGCTTTATAGACTATGCTTTGAGCTTTTATTTAATCTGATAAAGTCTGTATGTATCGTTGCCATTATTGTATTAGCTGTATTATATATGTCGCAAGGGAAGTTATCTATTGGAGCTTTTAGCGCAGTTATCAGCATTTTGAATATTATGCACGCAAGTTTTAACCAATTGCGTCATCTTTCAACGTATAATTTTGCATGA
- a CDS encoding S-layer homology domain-containing protein, which translates to MSGKRLSTGSIPTVKATAGKIKTAGKSIAVAFLVLAVLFPCRTSGSSLPSEDTGTGADAGGFKFNMSYIHYNDKDSYIKYVENAKGAISEVSPNYFNLSQTGSLLISSTIDENFISEMHKRGIKVVPFLSNQWDRTSGRLALSKRHKLSDEIAAVIEKHNLDGINIDIENLTEKDRDRYADFVRLLRSKLPRDKTIAVAVAANPKGITTGWYGSYDYEALAKYSDYLMVMAYDEHYAGGPSGPVASIDFVENSIKYAVERVPKEKIVLGIPFYGRIWRSGGGVSGQGLSLKMVESLVASYRGSVIFSNAYLSPKATITIKSSDKKPVINGSELRPGTYTIWYENEESIKHKLSLVKKYGLKGTGSWSLGQETPDIWNYYNLWLNGYYYTDCEGHWAQNPIIFVLNNGWIEAKDKTGFAPDKPLTRAEAAVAIVRALQLEEYKEKGNEGKIVFNDISGHWAKKEIEIAIQHRIVMGKGDGTFSPDEPVTREEMSVMLDRALIASRGLALNLSRGINSNTTNANSNISHNNTSIEICYKDVSREVCEWSYDSIVRMSQLGIFTGSTDGKFNPKEKISRAEMSALLYRIWGK; encoded by the coding sequence ATGTCAGGGAAAAGGTTGTCAACAGGGAGCATACCAACAGTAAAAGCAACAGCAGGTAAAATAAAGACAGCAGGAAAATCCATAGCAGTTGCTTTTCTTGTATTGGCAGTTTTATTCCCCTGCCGGACTTCCGGTTCATCCCTGCCCTCTGAAGACACCGGGACAGGAGCGGACGCCGGTGGCTTTAAATTTAATATGTCGTATATACATTACAACGATAAGGATTCTTACATAAAATATGTAGAAAATGCAAAGGGAGCAATCAGCGAGGTTTCTCCAAATTATTTTAATTTAAGCCAAACCGGTTCTTTACTCATTTCTTCCACAATAGATGAGAATTTCATTAGTGAAATGCATAAAAGGGGAATTAAAGTTGTACCTTTTCTCAGCAACCAATGGGACAGAACTTCGGGAAGACTTGCTTTGAGTAAAAGACATAAGTTATCGGATGAGATTGCCGCTGTGATAGAAAAGCATAACCTGGATGGAATTAATATTGACATTGAAAACCTTACCGAAAAAGACAGGGATAGATACGCTGATTTTGTGAGGTTGTTAAGAAGCAAGCTTCCGAGAGATAAAACTATTGCTGTGGCTGTTGCTGCCAATCCAAAGGGTATAACAACCGGATGGTATGGCTCCTACGATTATGAGGCTCTGGCAAAGTACAGTGATTATTTAATGGTTATGGCTTATGATGAGCATTATGCAGGTGGGCCTTCAGGGCCTGTGGCAAGTATAGACTTTGTTGAAAATTCTATTAAATACGCAGTGGAAAGAGTGCCTAAAGAAAAGATTGTATTGGGAATACCTTTTTATGGCAGAATATGGAGGAGTGGCGGAGGAGTAAGCGGACAGGGTTTAAGCCTTAAAATGGTGGAAAGCCTTGTCGCAAGCTATAGAGGGAGTGTTATTTTTAGTAATGCCTATCTTTCTCCAAAGGCTACCATCACTATAAAGTCCAGTGATAAAAAACCTGTTATAAACGGAAGTGAATTGCGTCCGGGCACATATACAATATGGTACGAAAATGAGGAATCTATAAAACACAAGTTAAGCCTTGTTAAGAAGTATGGCCTCAAAGGCACTGGAAGCTGGAGCCTGGGGCAGGAAACGCCAGATATATGGAATTATTATAACCTCTGGCTTAACGGGTACTATTATACTGATTGCGAGGGACACTGGGCTCAAAACCCTATAATATTTGTATTAAACAACGGATGGATAGAAGCAAAAGACAAAACCGGATTTGCACCTGATAAACCCCTTACCCGGGCAGAGGCTGCTGTAGCTATTGTACGGGCTCTTCAACTTGAAGAATATAAGGAAAAAGGAAATGAAGGTAAAATTGTTTTTAATGATATATCCGGACATTGGGCCAAAAAAGAAATTGAAATTGCCATACAGCATAGAATAGTTATGGGAAAGGGGGATGGCACCTTTTCTCCTGATGAGCCGGTGACGCGGGAGGAAATGTCTGTTATGTTGGACAGAGCGCTTATAGCAAGCAGGGGACTGGCCTTAAACTTAAGCCGGGGAATTAATTCCAATACAACAAATGCTAATAGCAATATTTCTCATAACAATACAAGTATAGAGATATGTTATAAGGATGTAAGCAGGGAAGTATGCGAATGGTCATATGACTCAATAGTAAGGATGTCACAACTGGGGATATTTACCGGCTCGACTGATGGAAAGTTCAACCCTAAAGAAAAAATTAGCAGGGCTGAAATGTCGGCATTGCTATATAGAATATGGGGAAAGTAA